Genomic window (Salvelinus alpinus chromosome 13, SLU_Salpinus.1, whole genome shotgun sequence):
gtgccttggtggaagagaggagtaacatctcacagcaagaactggcaattctggtgcagtccatgaggagatgcactgcagtgctgttacttttgaccccccccttttgttcagggaaacattataccatttctgttagtcacatgtctgtggaacttgttcagtttatgtctcagttgttgaatcttgttatgttcatacaaatatttacacatgtaaagtttgctgaaaataaacagttggcagtgaggacgtttcttttttttgctgagtttacatacaaTTGGTTTCAAGTCTCTAGGTCAAACAGGGCGAAGGCTATGAGGGTTTACATGAGACTGCTTATAACAGCGCCACAAATAGGCCAATTGGTGCCATTCTTTTGGACCATGTTACTCATGCCATCGAGTTTCTGTGTGCCAAATTAGAAGAAAAAAAGTTCCCAATTTATGCTCAAGTTATTTGACCATGTCAAGAAAAAAGAAATAGTCAGAGAATAGGTTCTGAATCACTAATTATAACCAACAATAAAAAGGTGTCAACAATCAAGACGATAGTGGATGAGTTACTGTGTTGAGTATAGTGAGGCATGGCAGCTACCTATGGTGGTCCTGTTCTTTCCCACAAGCCAGAGATGGTAGCTGAAAAGCGACAGGATGCTGATGAAGAACATGGCCGCCACAAAAAACAGAAACAACACGTGGAATTTGGCGTGAGTGTCAGGCAGCTGATtcttgaggggagagagagagagaggagccgtTAGTGACGTCATACTCTTCATCCACCACATACAGTAGTAACGttcaccttctgcacagacacacaGGATATGACACATCAGTCAGTTGTAAAATGACCTATGAAGACCTCAATCTGGAGTAGCAGACGCTTAGCCTACATGACTGTTCAAGTGAATGGCTCCAGAAggtactacatacagtacagacctTTTGGTTGTTACGCACAATACGACATGCTGAACAACCAACCCTGTCCGACTCCACACTCGCCCTCAGTTTGGCCAAGATGACAGTGGACATTCATTGTCACGAGCAAGGCAGCATATAACACAAGCAAGGACAGAGGCCTAGTCTTACCACTCAAGGGGGAACAGACAACGGCTTATGTTGCAAGACAACGGCTTAAGTTGCAAGACAACAGTGTTTGACACATACTGAAGAGAATCCGTCAACAGCAATTTGTACTTCTGAGAGACAGAAGCCTTGCGAATGCCATTATGGGTTGAGCTTCTTGACCTTTCCTTAGTGACAATAGGCTACTCTAAGAAGTGCAACCTTTCTTTTTGACGAACCACAATGATCAGATGGTGACAATCTCGCATTTTACCTGAGGACAATCCCCAACAGATCTCCATCGGCAAAGCTTTAGGCAAAGTATTAGAGACAGGCAGACGATTAGTGCAGACATTAAGAACGTGCAACTATCttacagagacataaaaaggacaagaaaaaaaaagaaaaaaaaaagagaagaaCAGGATTACAAAACTATCGGCACCTGCTCAATATCCTCCAGAATGTTAGCACAATTGCACATGTTTCCTCCCCCCTTTCCACACTATACCCTACTGCAAACCACACAGCTAAATATAAACCAGATTCACACTAATTTCTCCTGACATGCAGACTGCTCAAGTTTGAGGTGGTTTATGTAGAGGATTTGGGGTATTGGCTAATTGGAACATGCTATCAGGGATCTTACTGCTTTCATTGGTTAACACTCAACTAAGTTCTAGCTAGTTAAGGAAGAAAGGACAGGCAGCTACAGTATTACTTACTGTCCAGAATTTGATGAAATACTGCAGGACGGTAGCGGCGATGAATGCACAATATAGCATGGAGTAGGCCAGAAACAAGACAAAGAACTTGTAGTTTGAAAATCCAACACAGTTATTCAccctgagagagaaacagagaaaacaAAAGTCAACGTGGCTTGTGCTGCTCGGTCTCCTTCTGAGAGCGGAGTAATCCTTTCCACATCACTATACCAGACAGATCAAATATGCTCATGCAGTAGAATGGACAGGATGAAACTCTCCACTGATCCAAATCACTATCAAGTCAGTTTTAACAATAGACTTCAAATGAAGGCAGGCGTATGTTTGAGCGGTATGGTCATGAGTGTACTTTGCTAAGCATCTATACTTCATGAATGGACCGTTACATACCATGGACAGTGATGGTCCATCTTCAGTAcacacctgagagagagggagagtatgaCAGCATGAAAAACAACGTGAAAGAAAGTATATAGGACGTTGCTAGTTTCGACTGCGCCGCTCTTGGTTGTACCGTCTTCCATATTTGCCGTTGTGAGGTGGTACCATTTCTTCTGGTTGGACCAATTGAAAATCAACTTGataggtgagcgctaccatcactcctgtgtcatgccaacagtaaagcaacCTGAGATCTTTGGATTTCATAGCCTATAATGGCAATCAAGCTATGTTGAGAGGGGCGTTTCTATGGCGATTTAAAGGGAAGGACTCCGAAATACAAAATGAAAATAGGAACAGGTTGTTTTCGCGGAGGGTGGATATTGAAATTCAGTCTCTTAGCTTTGTAAATAAATATACATTTCATCCCTATTTAATTTTAATATACAGCGGATTTCATTGAAAATAATttgatatatatgtatgtgtgtgtatatatatatatatacatacatacatacatatacacacacacacacagagtcacggGTCACATATAGTAAAGACATGGGGTTTGGACACGTGTTTTTCTGACAGAATTCTCTATTGAGCGgacatttgtataaaccttgaatGAATTAATCCTTTTATGGGTGAACACCCTAGAGTATATTACTTTGGAGTTGAAGCACCCAAAAAGACGCCACGTAAAACCCCATGGTGCATCTCCTCTGAACCCCACAGTAATTGAACTGAACTCACATGTCACAGGTGGAGCAGTGGTGGCAGCGGTCGGGTTTGATCACCAGACAGTTGTCACAGTACCGGACGGCTGTGGAGAACACATACACCTGATCAATCATTAAATCCAAAGCTTGTGTTTCAACTACAGTCAATATGgaaatattattttatactaatacaattgcctagtgaaatagattttgtttaacaagtcatTTTTGCCTCAATTATAGGGGTCTAAATTATTGGCACTCCTAAAGATACTTATAAATACAATCAAACAAAATATATCTGCATTAACATTCTACTTTTTTCCTCTCTCAGCTTAAATAACTGTATTGTGGCCTTCCATGGCTTCCTGTTTCACTAGGGTATAAAAATGTGGTACATGCATGTAAAATCCTTTTGTCATCCATCCCCATGGGAAAAGGCAAAGCGCTCCCAAACGAAGAGACAAAATGGTTGTTGACcttataaaaaattataattaaataACACTATTAGGAAGTTTAAAACCACTGGAACAGTGGTAAACTTGCCTGGTATTGGACGCAAGTGTATGTTGTCCCCACGCACAGTGAGGAAGATGGTTTGGCAGGCAAAGACAAAACCAAGGGCCAAAGGTGGACAATTACAGAACTTTGTTGCATTTTCAGGTCACCAAGTCTCCAATTACACGCCAACTCCATGCCAATAGGCTCTTTGGAAGGTTTTCCAGAAAAAAAGCCTTTGAGAGCAAACAACAAATGTAACGCCTGGAGGTGAagtattttttaaaatgtaactaggcaagtaagttaaggacaaattcttatttacaatgacggcctacaccagccaaacccggacgacactgggccaaatgtgcgccgccctatgggactcccaatcatggccggttgtgatacagcctggattagaaccagggtctgtgttgtgacacctcaagcactgagctGCAATgctttagactgctgcgccacacaGGAGGGCAtcttagccaaaaacctggttgcctctgccaagaAGCTGAAACTTGGTCACAAGTGgctcttccagcaagacaataaccccaagcactaaTTAAAATCCAAAGAAATTGTTTATTGACCACAAAAACAACATTtttcaatggccatctcagtctccggacatgaaccccattgaaagcctatggtttgaattgaagagggcagtccataagcgcagatgaggggtatcaaggatctggaaagattctgtatgcaGGAATGCtccaagatccctcccaatgtgtttctTCAATCTCATAAAAACACTAGAAAAAAAgctcagtgccattatcctcgAAGAGGGTGCCGGAGTATCGAAGAGGGTGCCGGAGTATCGAAGAGGGTGCCGGAGTATCGAAGAGGGTGCCGGAGTATCGAAGAGGGTGCCGGAGTATCGAAGAGGTAGCCGGAGAATTGAAaccaggggtgccaataattgacACCTAGCTTTGAGATTTTTTTTATGAACTTGTAAACAAaatctctgagcaattgtatatGTATTAATTATGATCCTTGTTGATCATACaatgtagctcagtatttgtatcatttatacagtcttttttcaCATCTTTATCAAGGATGCCAATAATTTGGGACCCGACTGTATATCCCAAATAGATAAAATAGCACATCAATTCTAATTGGCAACCTTGTTGGAGGTACACAAGGGGAGTTGGGGGTCGGTGGCAGTAACATTCTCACCTCCTGTCCCAGTGCGTGTATAGACAGGCAATCCTACCGCCACCTTCTTCAGGATCTCCTGCTGAGTGTCTGGATGTTCCTCCTTCTCATACCGCTCCTTCTCCACTTTGGGCAGACAGAACTGATGGGAGAACAGAAAGGTGTTTCTCAAAGTACGCAATAACATAGGCTAGTTATTACCGGTAGTCATGCATCTTGAAATTAGGGAACAGTTTAAAATGTTGAAAAAAAGTTACTTGAGATTGAGGGCAAATCCCCTTCATAACCATACACTAGGGTTAGACAGTATCCAGATGTTCATACCGGTTCTGTACCATACAGTATTACCGAATGTGCAAACAAGGGgtctattaaaaaaaatatataaatacaataataaaaatacagtataaggcttgggcagtatccagattttcatagcGTCACACTGTCTTCTCATTATGGGATTTACTGTATTACCAACATGGCACACAAGGGGGCAGTCCATTGGGCCTCTACCATGATGCTGAAAAAATATTAGCAAAATCAAAAGGCGCAGTTAGATAAATGCTAACGAGCAAAAACAAAATAACTGCAAAGATCGGCAAATCCAGCTCAAAGTTACACAAGCATAGCTAGCagctaccgaatgtcattttGTGTGAGTGTGGACATTGACAAGTGAAAATGAACGAGAGAAATGGTGTAAATAAAAGTTGATGCATGCTTTTCTGAAGGAAGAGCAGAATGTGTACATGGAGCAGatgagagaacagagaaagaaaaaaagaaagaaaaaaacgttAGCAGGAAGCGAGGTGAAAAAAATGGCAGCTGTACAGAAAGCCATAAGACAGAAAGCCATAAGATGTGAGATGGCAAATATTTAGTAGTGAATGGCATACAAGTAACTTCATCACCTCATGTGCACCTCAGGGACTCAGCGATAGAACGCTATACACTCACCTCATCTCGCTTTCTCCATTTACAAAGAAACACGTGACTGTTCTGGGCAACTacagtaagcttcataatgtaaaataatgtgacggGTGAAATGAAAAACGCAATCTGTCATCTCTTAACTTATTACACAAGTTGACAGCAGTGGTTAACTTAAAAAGGTGCTACAAATATTCACATGTATTGGAAAAACTTCAAAGAAATAGTTGACAGTATTAAAAAACCATCCCatggctttttccaaataccaTGGTATAACCGCCCAAGCTGTATCTGAGAGCTAGAGATGCACAAcgttaccaaaagtatgtggacacttgtcagcaacaggtgtggctgaaataacagaatccacttatttgaagaggtgtccacacacacacatatatatatatataaataaaacattaggaacaccttcctaatattaagttgcaccctCCCCTATTTCCCTCAGAACTGCATCAATTCgttgggacatggactctacaaggtgtcaaaagctttGTTGACTTATGCTTGACCCATGTTGACTTATGCTTCCCAggcagttgtcaagttggctggatgacgATTTTTGATACACAAGGGAGAGTTAAAACCCCAGCAGCgatgtagttcttgacacaaactggtacgCCTGGCACCTCCTTTAAAAGCActtaatcttttgtcttgcccattcaccctctgaatggcacacatacacagtccatgtatcaaatgtctcaaggcttaacaatccttctttaacctgtctcctccccgtcatctagactgattgaagtggatttaaaatgTGACATCTATATGGGATCATAGCTGTCATGTAGTCAGTCTCTCTTGGAAATCTGTTCTTAATGTTTactcattatatatatatataaataaaacacaCCAAAAGCTTGGatgcacctactcattccagggtttttcttaatttttactattgtagaataatagtgaagacctcaaaactatgaaataacacatggaatcatgtagtaaccaaaacaagtgttatacaaatctaaatatattttggattttagattcttcaaactaGCCACCATTtactttgacagctttgcatactcttggcattctctcaaccagcttcatgaggtagtcacctggaatgcatttcaattaacaggtgtgcctagttaagggaatttgtggaatttctttccataatgcatttgagccaatcagttgtgttgtgacaaggtatggggggtgtacagaagatagccctatttggtaaaagaccaagtccatattatggcaagaacagctcaaataagcaaagagaaacaacagtccatcattactttaggacaagaaggtcagtcaatgtggaaaatgtcaagtttcttcaagtgcaatagTAAAAGCGCTATGATATGAAACCGgcgctcatgaggaccgccacaggacaggaagacccagagttacctctgctgcaaaggataagttcattagagttaccagtagaggtcgaccgattaaatcgcaatggccgattaattagggccaatttcaggttttcataacaatcggaaatcggtaattttggacgccgatttagcttttttttttttacaccttttatttatttaactaggcaagtcagttaaaaacacattcttattttcaatgacggcctaggaacggtgggttaactgccttgttcaggggcagaacgacagatttttaccttgtcagctcagggattcaatcttgcaaccttatggTTAaatagcccaacgctctaaccacctgcctcacgaggagcccgcctgttacgcgaatgcagtacgaagccaaggtaagttgctagctagcattaaacttaaatcaatcataatcactagttataactacacatggttgatgatattactaatttatctagcgtgtcctgcgttgcatataatcgatggtgcgcatttgcgaaaaaggactgtcgttgctccaacgtgtacctaaccataaacatcaatgcctttcttaaaatcaatacatagaagtatatatttttaaacctgcatatttagctaaaagaaatccaggttagcaggccatatttagactgatggatgccacccgttagataaaatacggaacggttccgtatgtcactgaaagaataaatgttttgttttcgagatgatagtttccggattcgaccatattaatgacctaaggctcgtatttctgtgtgttattatgttataactaagtgtatgatttgatagagcagtctgaatgagcgatggtaggcaccagcaggctcataagcattcattcaacagcactttcgtgcgttttgccagcagctctgctgtttatgacttcaagcctatcaactcccgagattaggctcgtgtaaccgatgtgaaatggctagctagttagaggggtgcgcgctaatagcgtttcaaacgtcactcgctctgagacttggagtggttgttccccttgctctgcatgggtaacgctgcttcgagggtggctgttgtcgttgtgtttctggttcgagcccagggaggagcgaggagagggatggaagctatactgttacactggcaatactaaagtgcctataaggacatccaatagtcaaaggtatatgaaatacaaatggtatagagagaaatagtcctataattcctataataactacaacctaaaacttcttacctgggaatattgaagactcatgttaaaaggaaccaccagctttcatatgttctgagaaaggaacttaaacgttagctttcttacattgcactttttactttcttctccaacactttgtttttgcattatttaaaccaaattgaacatgtttcattatttatttgaggctaaattgattttattgatgtattatattaagttaaaagtgttcattcagtattgttgtaattgtcattattacaaatacattttaaaaattggccgattaatcggtatcagctttttttgtcctccaataatcggtatcggtgttgaaaaatcctaAAATCAGTCGATCtctagttaccagcctcagaaattgcagccaaaaaaAAATGCTGCACAgaggtcaagtaacagacatctcaacatcaactgttcagaggagactgtgtgaatcaggccttcatgctgcaaataaaccactactaaagaacaccaataagaaacacgagcaatggacattagaccggtggaaatctgtcctttggtctgatgagtccaaatgtgagatttttggttccaaccgccatgtctttgtgagacgcagaatatgtgaacggatgatctccacatgtgtggttcccaccatcaagcatggaggaggaagtgtgatggtactttgctggtgacacagttttatttagaattcaaggcacacttaaccagcatggctaccacagcattctgcagtgatacaccatcccatctggtttgcgcttagtggaactatcatttgtttttacacaggacaatgacccaacacacctccaggctgtgtaaggggctatttgatcaaggagagtgatggagtgctgcatcagatgacggCCTCCaaaaatcacccaacctcaacccaattgagatggtctgggatgagttggaccgcagagtgaaggaaaagctgccaacaagtgctcagcatatgtgggaactcattcaagactgctggaaaagcattcctcatgaagctggttgagagaatgctaagtctgtgcaaagctgtcaaggcaaagggtggctactttgaagaatctaaaatatattttgagttgtttaacactgttttggtaactacatgatcccatgtgtaatttcatagttgacgtcttcactatgattctacaatgtagaaaatagtaaaaaataaagtaaaacccttgaatgagtaggtctgtccaaacttttgactggtactgtatatgtagtaTTTTTTTATACACTAAACAATTTAGGCAACATGGatgttgatccaggaggggattgaatgtctctgctgtaaccacaAAGCGggatcttgacatctagccacttagctagcaaaccaaatgcctagctggagccctgagctggatataATTTATTATACACTTAGATGGCTTTATAGTTATACAGAACTTATAGTTATAAGAAGTGCCGTAGAACGAGGCAGGGATGCCCCAAATATGATTATTTTATTTGTTGGCATTTGAAAATATACCGTTTATACCGGGGTATCACACAatccttccacacacacacaaaccctgtcCTATGTTAACATACACTGTACGGTGTAATTACAGAGCGCTTTAGGAACCGCCGTGCCTACTGCCCTGGCCACGTGGCATTGTGATGTAGCATATCACGGGAGGTAGAGTGAGTACTACTGAcaaagacagatacacacactctCCGTATACCTCTTTAGAGGGGTTGGCGGGCCTGCTGCAGATAGTCTTCCAGTAGGACCAGATGAACATAATGAAGAACAGGTGAAAGACAACTAGGTATGATACTGTTGGAGAGAAGAAGCAAGAGAGACCATTCATACCTCATACGAGATCAAATATAATGCAATTATATCCATGAGGTCAAGGGATACATCTGGAATTTTGGTAATGAGCCCCTTTATCTAcgtccccagagtcagatgaactcctgGATTCCATTTTTATTTCTCTGACTGCAATTTGAAGGAAGTTGATAACTTGCGCAATGACTGGAGGTCAATGggtaacttccttcatactggacacagagacataaaaatgatatccacaagttcatctgactctggcgAAGTAGATAAAGGGGCTCATTgctaaaatcccaaagtatccctttaaccctAAATCACAACTTTTCATCCCATGCAAAACAAGTATTTAGTTTACCATGTCTAAATCACAAGTACCAGCGTACATCAGTGTCACGTAGACAGAGTAAAGTTTGTGTGGGTTCAAGGTGGTGAAATAATGTGGGCCCAAGACAGTCAGTCTTAAATGCACCAGATGTTTCAGAATGTTACTTACTTTTTTCTGCATTATTTGGGATTGTTACTGAAAGAGACaagggggtacagagagagagagagaggagtttagaGAAGGCCTCTGATTTATgcttttgctgagttacagtacTAGGCTCACATCTACTTCCCCTTTCTCTCAACCCCCAGCAGCAGCCTGGTACTACCAGCAGGAGACCCACCAGTCACAGAACGCTTTGTTTTCCCTGCTGAAGGGATGCCCCTGACTACAGCATGTCATTGTACCATCACCAACAGCCCACAGAAACAGGCTAACCAGGTTAGACACAGTGAGTGGAAACAGTGTGGTTCACGAGGAGAGAGCTGGTCAGTTGTATTGGAATAAGTCAACTTGAGGCCAAAGTAGCCTCACATCAAATAGCTCTGAAGATGCTTGGCACAGACTCGAAGGCAGAATTACATAGCCAAAATGCAACCGAAGCTAAACAATGTCAAAATAAGAAATAAGGTCAGAGAAGAACAACTTCCAGTAGATTTGATTAAATAAAATATGAGATCGGACTAAATTAATCCAACATCCCCTCTATTCCAATATGGGACGAGGATTTAGTTTCCAGTCAATTCGATTGCGTCAATT
Coding sequences:
- the LOC139537019 gene encoding palmitoyltransferase ZDHHC20-B-like isoform X2, with amino-acid sequence MAPHHVLRCCQRSLSWIPVIFINLVVGWSYYAYVVELCILTIPNNAEKISYLVVFHLFFIMFIWSYWKTICSRPANPSKEFCLPKVEKERYEKEEHPDTQQEILKKVAVGLPVYTRTGTGAVRYCDNCLVIKPDRCHHCSTCDMCVLKMDHHCPWVNNCVGFSNYKFFVLFLAYSMLYCAFIAATVLQYFIKFWTNQLPDTHAKFHVLFLFFVAAMFFISILSLFSYHLWLVGKNRTTIEAFRAPVFRNGPDKNGFSLGFSRNMAEVFGDQKKYWMFPIYTSQGDGNSFVTRLVNLDPEQIAVGLQINGKSSVDGPASPKHVLGDTINHIEDHQDGSFDKTDVAETVTVTIESES
- the LOC139537019 gene encoding palmitoyltransferase ZDHHC20-B-like isoform X1 encodes the protein MAPHHVLRCCQRSLSWIPVIFINLVVGWSYYAYVVELCILTIPNNAEKISYLVVFHLFFIMFIWSYWKTICSRPANPSKEFCLPKVEKERYEKEEHPDTQQEILKKVAVGLPVYTRTGTGAVRYCDNCLVIKPDRCHHCSTCDMCVLKMDHHCPWVNNCVGFSNYKFFVLFLAYSMLYCAFIAATVLQYFIKFWTLCRWRSVGDCPQNQLPDTHAKFHVLFLFFVAAMFFISILSLFSYHLWLVGKNRTTIEAFRAPVFRNGPDKNGFSLGFSRNMAEVFGDQKKYWMFPIYTSQGDGNSFVTRLVNLDPEQIAVGLQINGKSSVDGPASPKHVLGDTINHIEDHQDGSFDKTDVAETVTVTIESES